The nucleotide sequence ACATCAGTGAGGAACAAGCTAAAGAACTCTTAAGCTATTATGCTAAAACCGAAAGAAAAGAAGACGGCTTGTACAACTACAAACACCTGCCTTACCGATTGTTTGCCGAAATACAAAAAGCACATACTTCGGTAGGCTGGATAAGTATGGATCACTCATCGGATTACACCGAATTGGCAATGTATGGGCCAGGTAGCGAGCGACTTAAACCTTTTATGCGCAATACCGATATGCACAATTTCTTGTTGGAGGCAGCGGAGGTTAGAGTTTAGAAGTTAGGAAGTAGAAATCAGAAATTAGAGGGTGAAAAGTTTTCAGTTTCAGAAGCTCGTTACTTTTATAGGAATATTGCTCTTCATCGTGAAGTTGATAGCGTGGTACATTACCAATTCTAACGCTATCTTTTCGGACACGATGGAGAGCATTGTGAATATTATTGCCGCCTTTATGGGGCTCTATTCGCTATACCTCTGCAACAAACCTCGCGATACCGACCACCCTTATGGGCACGGCAAGGTAGAGTTTGTTACCGCTGGCATTGAGGGAATGCTCATCGCCATCGCTGGGGTACTTATTCTCATCGAAGCCTTTTCATCACTCATAAAGGGAATACATCTTGATAAATTAGGCTGGGGGATTGCCCTTTTCGGGTCTACCGCCATAGTGAATTACGCTATGGGGTATATTTCTTATAAAAAGGGAAAGAAAGAAAACTCGTTAGTACTGATGAGTGCGGGTAAACATCTGCAATCGGATACTTTTGCGACTTCGGCAATTGTATTGAGCTTACTATTGGTGCATTTCACCGGTTGGTTATGGCTCGACCCTTTAATCGCTATTGGTTTTGGTAGTTATATCATTGTGATAGGCTGGAAGATAGTGCGCAAAGCCCTCAGCGGTATTATGGATGAACGCGACGAAGCCCTCTTTGCCGAACTCGTAAATATACTGCAAGCTAACCGCAAAACCGAATGGATAGACATTCACAATATGCGCATTCAGCAGTTTGGGGCTCACTTACATATTGATGCCCATATCACTCTGCCTTACTATTATTCTTTAAAAGAAGCCCATCAAGAAATGGAAAAGGTGATTCATCTGTTAGCAGAAAAAGTAGATAGAACTATAGAATTCAACTTTCACTTAGACTATTGCAAACCTTTTTCGTGTGAAATTTGCGCTATTGATTGCCAATTTAGGCAAAAGCCTTTTGTACGGACTATACAGTGGGACGTGAAGAACATCGCTGGTGTAGCGAAGCATAGATATGAACCACTAAAACAATAATGCAAATTAGATACTATAAACATTGGTTCTTTGAGGTTTAATTTTGATGTACTTGACTATAAATAACTGACGATATTCTTGCTCGTTCAAAGTATATTTATTATTTTTGCACCAAAATCTTGCCTTTAAGATAATATGATAATTACTTTTTTTTCAGAAAATTTAGGGTTTACTGCCGTATGCGTTTTCCTAGTCTCTTTGGGAGTAGCATACTTTTCTTTGCCTAGTATTATATACGTGTCAAAGTACAAAAACCTAATGGATAAACCTAATGTACGTAGCTCACATAAAGAAAAAACACCTACCTTAGGAGGTATTTCTTTTTTCGTAAGTTTAGTATTTACTCTCTTTTTACTTCGTCCGTTTGACAATGATAGTGTAGGGATTAATATTCTATCAGGGGTAGGGGTTTTATTTTTTGTAGGTTTAAAGGATGATCTTACAGGAGTAACCCCCAGTACAAAAATCATAGGACAAATCATCGCTACTCTTATTCTTTTCTTTGGTTCAGGACTTAAAATCACTACTTTTAATAATTTTTTAGGTATTACAGATATTCCTTATTGGTTTTCTATACTTATTAGCTGTGCCATAGTGATGGCTATTGTAAACTCTTACAATCTTATTGATGGCATAAACGGATCAGCTGCAATGGTAGGCATTGTGATTTTTGGCGCTTTTGCCTATATTTTTTACGATACTCAACTGTATTACTACTTCCTGTTATCAATCTTATGTATAGGTTTTTTATTAGCCTTTTTACGCTATAATCTATCGGTAAAGAAACGCGTTTTTATGGGAGATACAGGCTCTATGATTACAGGTTTTCTCATCGCAGTTCTCGCTATTAAATTCTTTACTCTAAAAACTGAAGCCCTAGAAAGTGCTATTATACACCCCACAAATAAAATATGGGTACTTCTTGCAATTATTTTCATTCCCTTTTTTGATACTACCCGCGTGTTCACTACCCGCCTATTGCGCCACAGACGACCTTTTAAAGCCGACCGCAGTCATATCCACCACGTGATGATTGACTATATGAAACTGTCACACTCACAAGCAAGTTTGCTATTAGCTACTATTAACCTTATTGTTTTTTTAGTAATTTTATTGTTGAACACAAGATTATCTCCTTTGATGCTAGGAGTTTTGTTTGTAGCTTTTTCTATAGGTTTGGCAACTTTCTTATTTATTGTAAACCGAGATTATCACAACCTTAAAAACAAACAAAAAATCAGACATATTATCAACGAAATTCATAAAAAAAACTAAGCTACATTGTATCATTTTGAAAAAAGAGTTAATTATGAAAATATTTAATCATAGACCAACTTGCTTATTTATCAATGTAGGAGGAATTTTAGAAAAATTGCTTGAGGAATCTAATGTGTCTAAGTTTTATAGAATTATCAAATATGATATTTCCAAGAAAAAAAGAACCATTTCGAGTATTGTCAATAAGCTAAAAATAGTAATTATTGTTATTGAAACTTCAAAAATCAAGGAATATCCTGATAATATCATTAGAGAAATTATCGATTTAAGAACCAAAGGCATTATTGTTTATGAAGCAGAAGAATTTTACGAAAATATCAACAAACGTATTCCTATCGTAAAATTGGAAGCTAAAAAGTACATTGGTGATGATATTTTTTCTATAAAACAGAGAATTAGACACCGTTTGATCAAACGTGTTTTTGATTTAACACTTGTTCTCTTAGCCCTTCCTATAGCATTGCCACTAACTATTGTAGGTGTCATTCTCACTCTTTTAAGTTCAAAGGGGGGTGCTTTCTTTGCTCAAACACGAGTGGGGAGAGAAGGGAAGACTTTTAAAATTTACAAAATCAGAACTATGGTACTAAATAGTGGAGGCTTTACTCAGGTAAATGACTCTCGTATTACTCCTATTGGAAAAATATTGCGTTTTACCAAAATAGACGAGCTACCACAATTATACAACGTATTGAGAGGAGATATGAGCATCATAGGTCCTCGTCCTGAAATTCCTGAATATGTAGAAAAATATGCAGAACAGATACCTTTTTTCAAACTGCGCCATATGGTGAAACCAGGAGTTACAGGATGGGCTCAAATTCACATTCCAAAAGCAACCCCTGAAGATAGCATTAAGAAATTAGAATATGATTTGTATTACATCAAGCGGTATTCACTATCTCTTGATATTAAAATAGTGCTTGAAACTGCAAAAATTGTACTTACTTTAAATAGTAACTAATTTTTTTCGTACCTTTGCACCCTATCTCATAAGAAATGCTCAAACAGAATTTACAACTTAAACTCTCACAGAAACTCTCACCTCAGCAAATACAGCTGATGAAACTCGTGCAACTCCCCACTCTTGCCTTTGAACAACGCGTAAAACAAGAGATGGAAGAAAACCCCGCCTTAGAATCAGGGCGCGAAGAAGATGCTCTTGATGAGTTTCACGATGAGTTCGATAACTCTGCCGATGAATATAATGATAACGATGTAATTGATATGGACGATATCAACATCGATGAATACCTCAGTGATGACGAAATACCTGACTATCGCTTGCACGCTAATAACTATAGCGACGACGATGAGGATCGCGATATTCCTTTCAGCGCAGAGGTATCGTTCCACCAATCTCTTATCAACCAATTGAACACCTTTACCCTCTCGGATGAAGATTACCTCATCGCTGAGTTCCTCGTGGGTAGCATAGACGATACAGGCTATATACGCCGTTCTATTCAAGACCTTACCGACGACTTGGCTTTCACCCAAAATATCTATACTGAAGAGGAGCACGTAGAGCAAATACGCCAACAGATTATCTTCCAATTAGACCCTGCAGGAGTAGGCGCTGCCGACTTGCAAGAGTGCTTGCTCGTACAACTGCGTCGCAAAAAACAAACACTTGCGATAGGATTGGCAATCGAAATGCTTACCGAAGCCTTTGAGGCGTTTACTAAAAAGCATTATGCCAAACTGCAACAGCGCTTTTTGGTAACTGAAGAACAACTAAAAGAAGCAGTGCAAGAGGTGGAACGTCTGAATCCTAAACCTGGAAGTTCCTACGTGGGCAACAATGTGCATATAGAGCAAATTATCCCTGATTTTACTGTAAAAGTGGTAGACAACGAGTTAGAACTCTCCCTCAACGGACGTAATGCTCCTGAACTACACGTTTCTAAGGAATATAGCACTATGCTCGACACTTATAAGAAGAGTAAAGAAAAGAGCAATTCACAAAAAGAAGCAGTGTTCTTTATCAAACAGAAGTTGGATTCGGCTAAGTGGTTTATAGATGCTATTCGTCAGCGACAACAAACGCTCCTCATCACAATGGATGCTATAATGGAACACCAACGCGAATACTTCCTCACAGGTGACGAACTGAAAATAAAACCGCTTATTCTCAAAGATATTGCCGACAAGGTAGGTATGGATATTTCTACCGTTTCGCGAGTAGCGAGCAGTAAATATGTAACTACCCCTTACGGTACCAAGCTCATTAAAGATTTCTTTTCGGAATCTATGAAGAACGACCAAGGAGAAGACGTTTCTACCCGTGAAATCAAGCAGATATTACAACATATCATCGCTAAGGAAGACAAGAGTAAACCCCTCCCCGATGATGAATTGGCACAGCTTCTCAAAGAGAGAGGTTACCCCATTGCGCGTCGCACTATCGCCAAATACCGCGAACAAATGGATATACCTGTAGCGCGCCTCAGAAAAGAGCTGTAAGTGTGAGTCGCATAGGCAAAATATATAAAACTCCGGTATAGCGAGGGGCTGTACCGGAGTTTTTTGTTGTAGCACCGGGATTGTTCTACAAATTAAAAACTTCTTTTAATTCATTATACACCTGTTTGATAATCGAAGTTGGGTGCTAAAGGATGTGAAATATACATAGCTGCAATTTCTTTATTTCCTACTTTGTAATAATAGAAGCCCTTATCTTTATTGATGAGTGCATTTTCTTTAGATTGGTATTCTCCTGTATTTTTAGGGTAATTTTTCAATCTCCTTTTTCAGTAAACTCCGAAAGACGTTGGCAAAGTTTTCAACTCATCATTAACCATTATTTCACTATCTTCATCTCATTTAGCAAATATCCTGCTCCGGCGTATTTATCAATGATAAACAGCACATAGCGAATATCTACCATAATATTGCGACATATTTTAGGGTCGTAGTGGATATCGCTCATTGTGCCTTCCCACACACGATCGAAATTGAGACCGATAAGGTTACCTTGTGCGTCTATCGCAGGACTGCCTGAGTTGCCTCCCGTGGTGTGATTGGTTGCTATAAAACACACAGGCATCTTGCCGTTTTTGCCGTAAATACCATAGTCTTTTTTCTCATAGAGCTCGCGCAGTTTGGCGGGCACATTAAATTCGTAGTCGTTAGGCACGTATTTCTCCATTACACCGTCTAAATAAGTCATATAATCATAGGTTATAGCATCCGAAGGTGAGTAACCCGCTACCTTGCCATAAGTAACGCGCAAAGTGCTATTGGCATCAGGGAAAATGCGGTCTTGAGGTTTCGAGAACTCCAAGATAGCCTTCATATAAGTACGTTGTAAGGTGGTAATCTCGCTGTCCAACTGTCGGTAAGTAGGCACTACAGTTCCGTAGAAATGAGCGACAATTTGCTGTACAAATTGTACGCCTATGTCATTTTTGAGGCGCCTTTCAAAAGCTTCATCAGGTAGGTTGAGTACTTTTCCCATTTCGGTTTTAGAAGCCAAAAACGACTCTTTATAGAGTTTGTCAGCCAATGTGTGTATCTCAAACTGTTGTAAGTTAGGCGAGAGTAGCGTTTTAGGCATCGCCTGAGCATAATACACTACTGCTTTTTCAAATACGGCTTTATCTACATTCACATCGTAGTTTTTAAATACCGTTTCAAAGTTGTTTAAAAGGGTCTTCTTGCGGTCGTTGAACGATTGTGTTCCTTTCTCGTGCAGCGCATTTTGCAGTTGAAGGATTTTATAGCCATTTGCCAGCAAGTCGATATTGCGCTGTACCAACTCCGAAAAGAGGTCTACTGCCAAAGCATAGTTTTGTATTTGAGCGTATTTTTCAGTAAACTGAGGTAAAATATAACCATATTCAGCAGTTTTACCTGCTTTTTCTATCTCTTTTTGAAATTTCTGTTCTTGAGCGCGTTTGATAGCTACCGCATCCGATTTTTTCAACCCTTGTGTTTCACCTATCCACTTTTTCCAATAGTTGGCAACACTGGCGTATTTAGAGGCGTATTTTATTTTTATTTCGTTGCTGTTGCGCATAAAGCCGTCTTGCACTTTGAGCACCACATCGCGAATGCCTATCTTAGCAGGATTCAGTACATTCACAATTTGTTCCACTGCTACGGCAGGTAAATATTCTTCAGTACGACCTGGATAACCGAAGACCATTGTAAAATCGCCTGCTTTCACTCCTTTTAGCGAGATAGGAAAGAAGTGTTTGGGGCGATAGGGCACGTTGTCTTTGGAGTAGGCTGCGGGGCGGTTGTTTTTATCGGCGTATACACGGAAAAGCGAGAAGTCACCCGTATGGCGAGGCCATACCCAATTATCGGTATCCGAACCAAATTTGCCTATAGCCGAAGGCGGTGCACCTACTAAACGCACATCTTTAAAAGTTTCTACTACAAAAAGGATATAGTGATTGCCCTCGTAGAAAGCACGAACCCGATTCTCTTGCCACGCTTCTTTAGGCGAGTTTTTCACCAAAGAGGCAATATTGCGTTCTATCTGAGAGGCGCGAACGCTCTCACTACTTAGGTTTTGAGTATCGGCGAGTACTTTTTGGGTAACATCTTCAATACGTACAATAAAAGTAACTTCTAAATTCTTGTTAGGCAACTCTTCCGATAGATTTTTAGCCCAAAAACCATCGGTAAGGTAATCGTTTTGCACTGAGGAATGCGCTTGTATCTGTCCGTAGCCACAATGGTGATTAGTGAGCAGTAGCCCTTTATCCGAAATCATTTCGGCAGTACAGCCTCCATTGAAATGAGGCACGGCGTCTTTCAAGCTCGACTTATTGACGCTATAAATATCACTCACCGACATTTTCATACCTAAGGACTTCATTTCTCTGGCATTCATACCCTCCAAAAGCGAAGGAATCCACATACCGCCTTGCTGTGCCGTTAAGGTAACAGGTAACAAGTAAAAGCTAAAAAGTAATAAAGAGATAAACTTCTTCATAGTCACTGTTTAAATTAAAGTGCAAATATAGGGAATATTTTCTAAAAATTTGGTTTTAACTGTTGTTTGTTGTTGTAGAAATCTTCAATGACTTTAATCACTTCGTCTTCGGTGTCTACTAAGTGAAACAAATCCAAATCCTCAGCACTAATATTATTAAATTTCTCTAATAATATCTTTTTTATCCAGTCTACAAGTCCGCTCCAATAATCTGTACCGACTAAAATAATAGGAATTTTGTCTATTTTATAAGTTTGCACGAGAGTGAGGGTCTCGAAGAGTTCGTCGAGGGTACCAAAGCCCCCAGGCATTGCTACAAATGCCTTAGAATACTTTACAAACATCACCTTACGCGCAAAGAAGTAGTTGAATTTAATATTCTTGTCGTGGTCGATATAAGAGTTATTCGTCTGCTCGAAAGGCAAATCAATATTCAGTCCTGCCGATACACCTTTGTTTAGGTGCGCACCTTTGTTGCCCGCCTCCATAATACCAGGTCCACCGCCGGTTATAATACCGAAGCCTTCATCTACTATCTTTTGGGCAATACGCACAGTGAGTTCGTAATAAGGTGTTTCAGGCTTAATACGTGCCGAACCAAAAATACATACACAAGGTCCTATGGAGCTCATCTGCTCATAGCCGTGTACAAATTCTCCCATTATTTTAAATATCGACCAAGCGTCGTGTGTTTTAGTTTCGTTCCAAACTTTTGAATGTTTTTTCATTGAGTTAAATGTTAAAAGTGAATAGTAAAAAGTTGTATTTATTTCAGTTTTATCCCTCTGTATTTCTTTATCTTCTCCTATTTTTATAATCAATCTTTTATCTCCAATCTGTAGGGGCGAATTGCAATTCGCCCTTAATAAGTCAATCTCAATCTTGATTTGTGTTAAGTTTGAGGAGTATAGTTTTTCCAACCATATTCGCAATATTTTTCAGTAGGCATAAATTCGGCAACTCCACCGTCTAAATCGTCATCTATATAGTCATACAAAAATCGGTTTTTGTTATCTACATACCATTTAACGAATAGTTTTCCTTTAAAACACCCGTAGCACTCTGTTTAGGGTCTTCTTTCAGTTCATAGGTAGCACAAAAGCGTTATTACACTTCCTTATCTGTGCGACTTGCTCTCTCAAATTTCTTCAGGTCATTCCCTTTGAGGGCGTTCTCTACGAGTTCGGGCAGGCGGTCAGGTGTACAGGCAAAGCAGGCGATGCCGAGTTTGCTGATTTCTTTACCGAGTTTCTCATCGTAATCAGGGCGACCGCTGTCAGAAAGGGCTAAGAGCACCAATACCTTTACGCCTTCTTGGTGCATCTCGTTTAGGCGACGCAAGAGTCCAGCGCGTACACCTCCTTCATAAAGGTCAGAAATGAGAATAAACATCGTTTTGCGCGGATTCTCAATAAGTGTTTGGCAATACGCCACCGATTTATTAATGTCAGTCCCTCCTCCTAACTGTACCCCAAAAAGCATATCCACAGGGTCTTCACGACAGACTTCCGTAAGGTCGGTTACTTCTGTATCAAACACTACCACGTGTGTATCAAGGGCTGGCATACTTGCAAAGATAGACCCCATTACTGACGAATATATAATCGAATCACACATCGAACCACTCTGGTCGATGTCCAAAATCACTGTCCAGTTCTTTTGGCGCTGGGTGCGTTCAAAAAAATAGAACTTTTCAGGAATAAGTCGCTTGGTAGCGGTATCGTAGTTCTTGAGGTTGCGCTGAATTGTGCGCTTCCAGTCGGTCGACGAGAAGTTGGCAATAGGCGTATGCGCTTTTTTGTTGAGCGCACAGGTAACAGCACGGCGTAGGTCTTGCTCCATACGCTTCATAATCTCATCGACTACCTCTTTCACCAGTTCGCGTGCAGTATTTTTAGATTTGGCAGGTATTTGCCCTTTGAGTGCCATCAAAGTGCCCACCATAGAGATATCGGGCTTCACGTTTTTAAGGGTTTCGGGTTCAAATAGTAGTTTGGTGAGTCCTTTGCGCTCAATGGCATCGCTTTGAATCACGCTTACCACATCGGGAGGAAAGAACGAGCGCACATCGGTGAGCCACTTGGCTAAGTTAGGTGACGAACTGCCTAAACCTGCCGAGCGTTTGCCTCCATTATTACCGTTGCCTTCGGTATCGTCGTAGAGGGCAGCCAGCGTAGCGTCCATCAGCGATTGTTGTTCATTGAGCGATACCTCACCCAAAGCATTCAAATCCTGACCCAAGATAAGTCGCCAACGTGTAATTAGGTCGTCCATTATAAAATATAAAAAAGTAATCCTAATTGTAACACATTCGATTTGAGACTCGTACCATCAGTAGTTTTAGCATCTTTCAGCAAAGGGGTAAGATTGTACTGCACATAGAAGTTCAAGGCGTTATACCCAAAGGCAATAAAAGGCTTTACTTGAAACGTATGAGCTATATCGGAGTTCTGAAAAGCTATCGAAACACCATCAGCAGTATATAAACTTCTACCGCTGAAGATATAGGCAAAACGCGCTCCTGTATACACACGCCAAAACTTATGACTGTAAGGAGTAGAGGTGCGAAAGCGAAACTCTACGGGTATTTCTACCGAATGCGTCTCGAAGAAATTACGAGTGATGTTCCGGTCGCTGAAACGTTCTACTATCTCATAGCTCACGCCCGAAACCATTTTGTTAGCCACCATATTGTTGTACACCAAATCGTAAGCATAGCCTATGCCCACCCCAAAGCCTATATTATGCGCTTTGTTCATAGGTAGGTCGCGAATGAAACCTACGTGAATCCCCCTTGAAAGGTTGTGTTGCACCACGCTATTTGCTTTACCAGCCAAATAGTCATAAGTAAGACCGAAGTAAAATTGGTCTTCGAGGTAGTGCAGGTCTGCCTCCGTATCGGTAGCAGTAGCCGTTTGTGGGGTGCTTATCATTCCATCATCGTTATTCTCTTGAGCAAAAGTAAAGAGCGAAAAGTGAAGAGCGAAAAGCAACAGTATCCTATTTAGTTTGTTCATCTTTTTTGTTGCATATTTTGGGCAAAGGTAAGAATAATTAGCAAATTAACAAATTTGCTAATTTCCAAATTTTCTAATTCTCTAATTTCCCAACCCGCCCATTCTCTTTCCGTCACACTTCCCCCTAGTGCCTATGGCCTAAGGCCTAGTGCCTTTTCCCTTTCTTTCGCCTCGAAACCCCGTCTTTACCATTTTTTGCATCGTTGTATTATACTATGAGTCAATTACTTATATACCCTTCCTATACCAATCGTCCAAGATTCGTATAAGCTTCCTATAAGCTCTCTATAAGCTAACCCCACCCATCTTACACCCCTTTTTCACCAAAATTTCTCTCAGCCTTCTTCTGAACTTCTCCGATATCTTCCGAATCTTCCACCCCCTCCTCTGACCTGTCCGATCCGTCTGAAAAGACCGACCCGTCCATTCCCCTTGTTAGTATTATTGACATTTCTGGTATTTCTAGTATTTCTGGCATTATTGGCATTTACCTAATTCTCTCATTTCCTCATTTCCTAATTCTCTTGCCTTTCTGAATGATTGTAATAAATGTAATAAAAACTATTTGTCTATTTAGAAAATTATTTTTACTTTTGCGCCTTTCAAAATCAATATAAAAATAATAGCGTTTTAACACAGAATTATTTTCCGATTAGAGTATCTGAAAAAGAAAATAATTCTAAATATATCTAAATGCTTTTCATATAAACTATTTCGCAACGCCTTTATGTCCGATATTCTACATTACCCTCTTACTGATTTCGTTACCTCTTGTGGGGTGCGTATTCCCGCTCTTAGGGTATATTATCAAGTGTTTGGAAAAGCCTTAGGCACAGCTCCGGTGGTAGTGGTGAATCACGCTTTTACAGGCAATTCACAAGTAACGGGTGAAAACGGCTGGTGGAAAGAAGCCATCGGTGAAGGGAAGTTGATAGATACCCTTAAATACACGGTAGTAGCTTTTAATATCCCTGGCAATGGTTTTGGAGCACGCGAAGAAGATATGATTCCTAACTATGAGCATTGGGCGGGTATAGATATAGCGCGTATTTTCAACAAAGGGCTCACCGAGCATTTAGGACTTAAAGAAGTATTTGCCCTTGTAGGGTGCTCGTTAGGTGGCGGTATTGCTTGGGAAATGGCTGCCCTCGCTCCTACCCTTTTCAAAGAATTGGTAATCGTAGCTGCCGATTGGAAAGCAACCGACTGGATTATAGGCAACTGCCTCTTGCAAGAGCAGATACTCA is from Capnocytophaga ochracea DSM 7271 and encodes:
- a CDS encoding VWA domain-containing protein, translating into MDDLITRWRLILGQDLNALGEVSLNEQQSLMDATLAALYDDTEGNGNNGGKRSAGLGSSSPNLAKWLTDVRSFFPPDVVSVIQSDAIERKGLTKLLFEPETLKNVKPDISMVGTLMALKGQIPAKSKNTARELVKEVVDEIMKRMEQDLRRAVTCALNKKAHTPIANFSSTDWKRTIQRNLKNYDTATKRLIPEKFYFFERTQRQKNWTVILDIDQSGSMCDSIIYSSVMGSIFASMPALDTHVVVFDTEVTDLTEVCREDPVDMLFGVQLGGGTDINKSVAYCQTLIENPRKTMFILISDLYEGGVRAGLLRRLNEMHQEGVKVLVLLALSDSGRPDYDEKLGKEISKLGIACFACTPDRLPELVENALKGNDLKKFERASRTDKEV
- a CDS encoding S46 family peptidase, which produces MKKFISLLLFSFYLLPVTLTAQQGGMWIPSLLEGMNAREMKSLGMKMSVSDIYSVNKSSLKDAVPHFNGGCTAEMISDKGLLLTNHHCGYGQIQAHSSVQNDYLTDGFWAKNLSEELPNKNLEVTFIVRIEDVTQKVLADTQNLSSESVRASQIERNIASLVKNSPKEAWQENRVRAFYEGNHYILFVVETFKDVRLVGAPPSAIGKFGSDTDNWVWPRHTGDFSLFRVYADKNNRPAAYSKDNVPYRPKHFFPISLKGVKAGDFTMVFGYPGRTEEYLPAVAVEQIVNVLNPAKIGIRDVVLKVQDGFMRNSNEIKIKYASKYASVANYWKKWIGETQGLKKSDAVAIKRAQEQKFQKEIEKAGKTAEYGYILPQFTEKYAQIQNYALAVDLFSELVQRNIDLLANGYKILQLQNALHEKGTQSFNDRKKTLLNNFETVFKNYDVNVDKAVFEKAVVYYAQAMPKTLLSPNLQQFEIHTLADKLYKESFLASKTEMGKVLNLPDEAFERRLKNDIGVQFVQQIVAHFYGTVVPTYRQLDSEITTLQRTYMKAILEFSKPQDRIFPDANSTLRVTYGKVAGYSPSDAITYDYMTYLDGVMEKYVPNDYEFNVPAKLRELYEKKDYGIYGKNGKMPVCFIATNHTTGGNSGSPAIDAQGNLIGLNFDRVWEGTMSDIHYDPKICRNIMVDIRYVLFIIDKYAGAGYLLNEMKIVK
- a CDS encoding LOG family protein, with product MKKHSKVWNETKTHDAWSIFKIMGEFVHGYEQMSSIGPCVCIFGSARIKPETPYYELTVRIAQKIVDEGFGIITGGGPGIMEAGNKGAHLNKGVSAGLNIDLPFEQTNNSYIDHDKNIKFNYFFARKVMFVKYSKAFVAMPGGFGTLDELFETLTLVQTYKIDKIPIILVGTDYWSGLVDWIKKILLEKFNNISAEDLDLFHLVDTEDEVIKVIEDFYNNKQQLKPNF
- a CDS encoding sugar transferase; translated protein: MKIFNHRPTCLFINVGGILEKLLEESNVSKFYRIIKYDISKKKRTISSIVNKLKIVIIVIETSKIKEYPDNIIREIIDLRTKGIIVYEAEEFYENINKRIPIVKLEAKKYIGDDIFSIKQRIRHRLIKRVFDLTLVLLALPIALPLTIVGVILTLLSSKGGAFFAQTRVGREGKTFKIYKIRTMVLNSGGFTQVNDSRITPIGKILRFTKIDELPQLYNVLRGDMSIIGPRPEIPEYVEKYAEQIPFFKLRHMVKPGVTGWAQIHIPKATPEDSIKKLEYDLYYIKRYSLSLDIKIVLETAKIVLTLNSN
- the rpoN gene encoding RNA polymerase factor sigma-54 gives rise to the protein MLKQNLQLKLSQKLSPQQIQLMKLVQLPTLAFEQRVKQEMEENPALESGREEDALDEFHDEFDNSADEYNDNDVIDMDDINIDEYLSDDEIPDYRLHANNYSDDDEDRDIPFSAEVSFHQSLINQLNTFTLSDEDYLIAEFLVGSIDDTGYIRRSIQDLTDDLAFTQNIYTEEEHVEQIRQQIIFQLDPAGVGAADLQECLLVQLRRKKQTLAIGLAIEMLTEAFEAFTKKHYAKLQQRFLVTEEQLKEAVQEVERLNPKPGSSYVGNNVHIEQIIPDFTVKVVDNELELSLNGRNAPELHVSKEYSTMLDTYKKSKEKSNSQKEAVFFIKQKLDSAKWFIDAIRQRQQTLLITMDAIMEHQREYFLTGDELKIKPLILKDIADKVGMDISTVSRVASSKYVTTPYGTKLIKDFFSESMKNDQGEDVSTREIKQILQHIIAKEDKSKPLPDDELAQLLKERGYPIARRTIAKYREQMDIPVARLRKEL
- a CDS encoding alpha/beta fold hydrolase, with the protein product MSDILHYPLTDFVTSCGVRIPALRVYYQVFGKALGTAPVVVVNHAFTGNSQVTGENGWWKEAIGEGKLIDTLKYTVVAFNIPGNGFGAREEDMIPNYEHWAGIDIARIFNKGLTEHLGLKEVFALVGCSLGGGIAWEMAALAPTLFKELVIVAADWKATDWIIGNCLLQEQILKNSTHPLHDARLHAMLCYRTPQSLKLKFERTTNIPLQLYNVETWLLHHGDKLHKRFSLSAYKLMNQLVKTIDISKERGSFAEAVAPITAHITIVSTDSDLYFVPQENRDTVTELREMGKTVDYYEIHSVHGHDAFLIEHKQLEQFLKKVFN
- a CDS encoding cation diffusion facilitator family transporter, which encodes MKSFQFQKLVTFIGILLFIVKLIAWYITNSNAIFSDTMESIVNIIAAFMGLYSLYLCNKPRDTDHPYGHGKVEFVTAGIEGMLIAIAGVLILIEAFSSLIKGIHLDKLGWGIALFGSTAIVNYAMGYISYKKGKKENSLVLMSAGKHLQSDTFATSAIVLSLLLVHFTGWLWLDPLIAIGFGSYIIVIGWKIVRKALSGIMDERDEALFAELVNILQANRKTEWIDIHNMRIQQFGAHLHIDAHITLPYYYSLKEAHQEMEKVIHLLAEKVDRTIEFNFHLDYCKPFSCEICAIDCQFRQKPFVRTIQWDVKNIAGVAKHRYEPLKQ
- a CDS encoding glycosyltransferase family 4 protein — encoded protein: MIITFFSENLGFTAVCVFLVSLGVAYFSLPSIIYVSKYKNLMDKPNVRSSHKEKTPTLGGISFFVSLVFTLFLLRPFDNDSVGINILSGVGVLFFVGLKDDLTGVTPSTKIIGQIIATLILFFGSGLKITTFNNFLGITDIPYWFSILISCAIVMAIVNSYNLIDGINGSAAMVGIVIFGAFAYIFYDTQLYYYFLLSILCIGFLLAFLRYNLSVKKRVFMGDTGSMITGFLIAVLAIKFFTLKTEALESAIIHPTNKIWVLLAIIFIPFFDTTRVFTTRLLRHRRPFKADRSHIHHVMIDYMKLSHSQASLLLATINLIVFLVILLLNTRLSPLMLGVLFVAFSIGLATFLFIVNRDYHNLKNKQKIRHIINEIHKKN
- a CDS encoding porin family protein → MNKLNRILLLFALHFSLFTFAQENNDDGMISTPQTATATDTEADLHYLEDQFYFGLTYDYLAGKANSVVQHNLSRGIHVGFIRDLPMNKAHNIGFGVGIGYAYDLVYNNMVANKMVSGVSYEIVERFSDRNITRNFFETHSVEIPVEFRFRTSTPYSHKFWRVYTGARFAYIFSGRSLYTADGVSIAFQNSDIAHTFQVKPFIAFGYNALNFYVQYNLTPLLKDAKTTDGTSLKSNVLQLGLLFYIL